The following are from one region of the Coffea eugenioides isolate CCC68of chromosome 2, Ceug_1.0, whole genome shotgun sequence genome:
- the LOC113761035 gene encoding probable xyloglucan endotransglucosylase/hydrolase 1, with translation MMDLKKLYLIGTILLNLSILAIGAQPRKPVDVPFQRNYVPSWSPDHIKYIKGGSSVDLVLDKISGTGFQSKNSYLFGHFSMRMKLVGGDSAGVVTAFYLSSQTNEHDEIDFEFLGNRTGQPYILQTNVFTGGKGDREQRIYLWFDPTKGFHDYGIIWNMDMLVFFVDNSPIRVFKNSKDLGVKYPFNQPMKLYSSLWEADDWATRGGLEKTNWANAPFIASYTSFHIDGCVASTPQEVQVCSTRGLKWWDQPAFKDLDGEQYRRLRWVRGKFTIYNYCSDKARYPTPPIECSRDRDV, from the exons ATGATGGATCTTAAGAAGCTCTACCTCATCGGCACAATCTTGTTAAATCTGTCCATATTAGCCATTGGTGCTCAGCCCAGGAAGCCAGTGGATGTGCCATTTCAGAGAAATTATGTGCCATCTTGGTCTCCTGACCATATCAAGTACATAAAAGGAGGTAGCTCTGTTGACCTTGTACTGGATAAGATCTCAG GTACTGGatttcaatcaaaaaattcGTATCTGTTTGGGCATTTCAGCATGAGGATGAAATTGGTGGGAGGGGATTCAGCTGGTGTTGTAACAGCATTCTAT CTGTCATCACAGACTAATGAACATGACGAGATAGATTTTGAGTTCTTGGGAAACAGAACAGGGCAGCCCTACATATTACAGACAAATGTGTTCACAGGAGGTAAAGGGGACAGGGAGCAAAGGATCTATCTTTGGTTTGACCCTACCAAAGGTTTCCACGACTATGGTATCATATGGAACATGGATATGTTAGT GTTCTTTGTTGATAACTCGCCTATAAGGGTGTTTAAAAATAGCAAAGATTTGGGAGTAAAATACCCATTCAATCAACCAATGAAGCTGTACTCGAGTCTTTGGGAGGCTGATGATTGGGCAACAAGAGGTGGATTGGAGAAAACCAATTGGGCCAATGCCCCATTTATTGCATCATACACATCCTTCCACATTGATGGCTGTGTAGCATCAACACCACAAGAAGTCCAGGTTTGCAGCACAAGAGGCCTCAAATGGTGGGATCAGCCAGCCTTCAAAGATCTGGATGGGGAGCAATACAGGAGGCTGAGATGGGTCCGAGGGAAATTCACCATTTACAACTATTGCAGTGACAAGGCAAGATACCCTACTCCTCCTATTGAGTGTTCAAGGGATAGAGATGTTTGA